A window of the Enterobacteriaceae bacterium 4M9 genome harbors these coding sequences:
- the helD gene encoding DNA helicase IV, whose product MELKATALGKHLAQHPYNRVRLLTAGVEVSGERHQYLIPFNQLMAVNCKRGMVWGELEFLLAHEQVVRLHGTEWAATQRFYHHLHDIWQRWSVEMSDVAAQVLNTQLEQVRSIATGDKWLRRADVAKLQQGIRGLSAALPLPTGRLKEFDNCRDAWRECQAWLEHGDTRRAAFNDAWTARMLDEYADFFAHIESSPLNRSQARAVVNGESSLLVLAGAGSGKTSVLVARAGWLLARGEASADQILLLAFGRKAALEMDERISQRLHTDEISARTFHALALHIIAQGGRKVPRVSELESDTVARHQLLTECWREQCREKKAQAKGWRQWLEDELEWTVPEGDFWHDERLTRRLAGRLDRWLGLMRMHGGSQAQMIASCPEDIRDIFQKRIKLMAPLLKAWKTALKAEEAVDFSGLIHQAINVLEKGRFISSWKHILVDEFQDISPQRAALLEALRRQNSHSTLYAVGDDWQAIYRFSGAELSLTTAFGQHFGEGDSCALDTTYRFNDRIGEIANRFVQQNPHQLAKPLNSLTRGDSKAVTLLADDQLEALFDKMSGYVKPEQRVLVLARYHHLRPAALERAKTRWPKLSIDFMTIHASKGQQADYVVIVGLQDGHDGFPAPARESIMEQALLPQPEDYPDAEERRLLYVALTRARHRVWLLYNKQQPSVFVDVLKRLDVPVVRKP is encoded by the coding sequence ATGGAACTCAAAGCAACAGCCCTGGGTAAACACCTGGCGCAACATCCCTACAACCGCGTGCGGCTTCTCACTGCAGGCGTGGAAGTGTCAGGCGAGCGCCATCAGTATCTTATTCCCTTTAATCAGCTTATGGCTGTCAACTGTAAACGCGGCATGGTTTGGGGCGAGCTGGAGTTTCTGCTTGCACACGAGCAGGTTGTACGCCTGCATGGCACGGAATGGGCTGCCACGCAGCGCTTTTATCATCATCTGCATGACATCTGGCAGCGCTGGAGCGTAGAGATGAGTGACGTAGCAGCACAGGTGCTTAACACACAGCTTGAGCAGGTGAGAAGCATCGCCACGGGTGACAAATGGCTGCGGCGTGCCGATGTGGCTAAATTGCAGCAGGGCATCCGTGGGCTGTCTGCCGCGCTGCCGCTGCCAACCGGGCGTCTGAAGGAGTTTGATAACTGCCGTGACGCCTGGCGCGAATGCCAGGCCTGGCTTGAGCACGGGGACACACGACGTGCGGCGTTCAACGATGCCTGGACGGCAAGGATGCTCGACGAGTACGCGGATTTTTTTGCACACATCGAAAGCTCGCCGCTTAACCGTTCCCAGGCGCGGGCTGTGGTAAACGGCGAGTCGTCGCTGCTGGTGCTGGCCGGAGCTGGCAGCGGCAAAACGTCTGTGCTGGTTGCGCGTGCAGGTTGGCTGCTGGCGCGCGGCGAGGCCTCGGCCGACCAAATCTTGCTGTTGGCGTTTGGTCGCAAGGCGGCGCTGGAGATGGATGAGCGCATCAGCCAGCGCCTGCATACCGATGAGATTAGCGCCCGCACGTTCCATGCGCTGGCGTTACATATCATTGCGCAGGGTGGGCGCAAAGTGCCGCGCGTGAGCGAGCTTGAAAGCGACACCGTGGCGCGTCACCAGCTTCTGACTGAGTGCTGGCGCGAGCAGTGCCGCGAGAAGAAAGCGCAGGCGAAAGGCTGGCGTCAGTGGCTGGAAGACGAACTTGAGTGGACCGTGCCTGAAGGCGACTTCTGGCACGATGAACGTCTCACCAGGCGACTTGCTGGCCGGCTGGACCGTTGGTTGGGGCTTATGCGCATGCACGGCGGTTCGCAGGCGCAGATGATAGCGAGCTGCCCTGAAGACATCCGCGATATTTTTCAAAAACGCATCAAGCTCATGGCGCCGCTGCTCAAAGCCTGGAAAACGGCGCTTAAGGCCGAAGAGGCGGTGGATTTCTCCGGCTTGATTCATCAGGCCATCAATGTGCTGGAGAAAGGACGCTTCATCAGCTCATGGAAGCATATTCTGGTGGACGAATTTCAGGACATTTCGCCGCAACGCGCCGCGCTGCTTGAGGCATTACGCCGCCAGAACAGTCACAGTACGCTGTACGCGGTGGGCGATGACTGGCAGGCAATTTACCGCTTCAGTGGTGCAGAGTTGTCGCTGACGACGGCGTTTGGACAGCACTTTGGCGAAGGCGACAGCTGCGCGCTGGATACCACTTACCGCTTCAACGACCGCATTGGTGAGATAGCGAATCGCTTTGTCCAGCAGAACCCGCACCAGTTGGCCAAGCCGCTCAACAGCCTGACGCGCGGCGATAGCAAAGCGGTTACGCTGCTGGCAGACGACCAGCTTGAAGCGCTGTTTGATAAAATGAGCGGCTACGTAAAACCCGAGCAGCGGGTGCTGGTGCTGGCGCGCTATCACCATCTGCGCCCGGCGGCGCTGGAAAGGGCGAAAACACGCTGGCCGAAACTGTCCATTGATTTTATGACTATCCACGCCAGTAAGGGGCAGCAGGCCGATTATGTTGTGATTGTGGGGCTACAGGATGGGCATGACGGCTTCCCGGCACCAGCGCGGGAGTCAATTATGGAGCAGGCGCTGCTACCGCAGCCGGAGGACTATCCGGATGCCGAAGAGCGTCGCCTGCTGTATGTTGCGCTAACGCGCGCGCGTCACCGGGTGTGGCTGCTCTATAACAAACAGCAGCCGTCGGTATTTGTCGATGTGCTTAAGCGTCTCGACGTGCCGGTGGTGCGCAAACCGTAA
- a CDS encoding YccF domain-containing protein, whose protein sequence is MRTVLNILNFVLGGFLTTLSWLLATLVSIVLIFTLPLTRSCWEITKLSLLPFGNEAVHVDVLTPDSKSSVMNAGGTLLNIFWVVFFGWWLCLLHITAGIAQCLSIIGIPVGIANFKIAAIALWPVGRRVVSVETARAARDANARRRFGE, encoded by the coding sequence ATGCGTACCGTTCTTAATATTCTCAATTTTGTACTGGGTGGCTTTTTGACCACACTCTCATGGCTGCTGGCAACCCTCGTCAGCATTGTACTGATTTTTACCCTGCCGCTGACCCGCTCCTGCTGGGAAATTACCAAATTGTCTCTGCTGCCGTTTGGTAACGAGGCCGTGCACGTTGATGTGCTAACCCCCGACAGCAAGAGTAGCGTAATGAACGCAGGCGGCACGCTGCTGAATATTTTTTGGGTGGTTTTTTTCGGCTGGTGGCTGTGCCTGTTGCACATCACCGCAGGCATTGCGCAATGCCTGAGCATCATCGGCATTCCTGTCGGCATCGCTAATTTTAAAATTGCTGCCATTGCCCTGTGGCCAGTGGGACGTCGCGTTGTTTCTGTAGAAACGGCGCGCGCTGCACGTGATGCCAACGCACGTCGTCGTTTTGGTGAATAA
- the yccS gene encoding TIGR01666 family membrane protein produces MPTHVVVLVNKGTHVPKLSPLLRRYTWSSAWLYNLRIFIALSGAAALPWWLDEVKLTIPLTLGVVAAALADLDDRLTGRLRNLVITLVCFFVASASVELLFPWPWLFALGLMVSTSGFILLGGLGQRYATIAFGALLIAIYTMLGITLFEQWYVQPLLLLTGAVWYNLLTLTGHLIFPVRPLQDSLARCYEQLAYYLELKSRLFDPDLEDESQAPLVSLAMANGQLVDILNQTKATLLTRLRGDRGQRGTRRTLHYYFVAQDIHERASSSHVQYQILRDKFRHSDVMFRFQRLLSMQGLACQQLARSILLREPYQHDPRFERAFTHLDAAIERLPFEQHDTDREAIHFLINNLRAIDAQLATIESEQAMEKPTSDNRLSDDGLHGVSDIWLRLRSNLTPESALFRHAVRMSVVLCVGYAFIQLTGLQHGYWILLTSLFVCQPNYNATRRRLALRIIGTLIGVAVGLPVLLLVPSVAGQLALIVITGVLFFAFRNVQYAHATMFITLLVLLCFNLLGEGFEVAIPRIFDTLLGCAIAWAAVSFIWPDWRFRRLPQVVSRAFNANCRYLDAVLEQYHQGRDNRLAYRVARRDAYGRDAELASVVSNMSSEPDATPEKRETAFRLLCLNHTFNSYISTLGAHRDKITNPQTLALLTDAVSYVDGALYHQDVDKTRLAQMQGDILSRLEKFVPEPGSKEQLVVQQITLLIALLPELSRLQQQIH; encoded by the coding sequence ATGCCAACGCACGTCGTCGTTTTGGTGAATAAAGGAACCCACGTGCCTAAATTGAGTCCTTTGCTGCGCCGTTACACATGGAGCAGCGCCTGGCTTTATAACTTACGCATTTTTATCGCACTGAGCGGCGCGGCGGCGCTGCCCTGGTGGTTAGACGAAGTAAAGCTCACTATTCCGCTCACGCTCGGCGTGGTTGCTGCGGCGCTGGCCGATCTTGACGACAGGCTGACCGGCCGCCTGCGCAATCTGGTGATTACGCTGGTGTGTTTTTTCGTTGCCTCAGCCTCAGTAGAGCTGCTGTTTCCCTGGCCGTGGCTGTTTGCGCTGGGCCTGATGGTCTCAACCAGTGGCTTTATTCTGCTCGGTGGGCTTGGACAGCGTTACGCCACCATTGCGTTTGGCGCGCTGCTGATTGCGATTTATACCATGCTGGGTATTACGCTTTTTGAGCAATGGTATGTTCAGCCACTGCTGCTGCTCACCGGGGCGGTGTGGTACAACCTGCTGACCCTGACCGGACATCTGATTTTCCCGGTGCGGCCACTTCAGGACAGCCTGGCGCGTTGCTATGAGCAACTGGCCTATTATCTGGAGCTTAAATCGCGTCTGTTTGATCCCGACCTGGAAGATGAAAGCCAGGCTCCGCTGGTCTCCCTTGCGATGGCAAACGGACAGCTTGTCGACATACTCAATCAAACTAAAGCGACCTTATTAACCCGCCTGCGCGGTGACCGGGGCCAGCGCGGCACACGCCGGACGCTGCATTATTATTTTGTGGCGCAGGATATTCATGAACGCGCCAGTTCGTCTCACGTTCAGTATCAGATCCTGCGCGATAAGTTTCGCCACAGCGATGTGATGTTTCGTTTCCAGCGCCTGCTTTCTATGCAGGGTCTGGCCTGCCAGCAGCTGGCCCGCTCTATTCTTTTGCGTGAACCCTATCAGCATGACCCGCGTTTTGAGCGTGCGTTTACTCATCTGGATGCCGCCATTGAGCGCCTGCCTTTTGAGCAGCACGACACTGACCGTGAAGCGATCCACTTTCTGATTAACAACCTGCGCGCCATTGATGCCCAGCTTGCCACCATTGAATCTGAACAGGCGATGGAAAAGCCGACCTCCGACAACCGCCTTTCTGATGATGGACTTCACGGTGTGAGCGATATCTGGCTGCGCCTGCGTAGTAACCTGACACCCGAATCAGCGCTGTTTCGCCACGCGGTTCGCATGTCGGTGGTGCTGTGTGTGGGTTATGCCTTTATTCAGCTTACCGGCCTACAGCACGGCTACTGGATTTTGCTGACCAGCCTGTTTGTCTGCCAGCCGAACTACAATGCCACGCGTCGCCGTCTGGCGTTGCGCATCATCGGCACGCTGATTGGCGTTGCTGTTGGCCTGCCGGTGCTGCTGCTGGTGCCATCGGTAGCAGGTCAGCTGGCGCTCATTGTTATTACCGGTGTGCTATTTTTTGCCTTCCGTAACGTGCAGTACGCACATGCCACTATGTTCATTACGCTGCTGGTGCTGTTGTGCTTCAACCTGCTCGGCGAAGGCTTTGAAGTGGCGATACCGCGCATTTTCGACACCCTGTTGGGTTGTGCTATTGCCTGGGCCGCCGTCAGCTTTATCTGGCCAGACTGGCGCTTTCGCCGCCTGCCACAGGTGGTTTCGCGCGCGTTTAACGCCAACTGCCGTTATCTGGATGCCGTGCTGGAACAATATCATCAGGGAAGGGATAACCGTCTGGCCTACCGCGTTGCCCGCCGCGACGCCTATGGACGCGATGCCGAACTGGCCTCTGTGGTCTCAAATATGTCGTCAGAACCCGATGCCACGCCAGAGAAACGTGAAACCGCATTCAGGTTGCTTTGCCTGAATCATACCTTTAATAGTTATATTTCTACGCTGGGTGCACACAGAGACAAAATTACCAATCCGCAAACGCTGGCCTTACTGACGGATGCGGTGTCTTACGTTGACGGTGCGCTATATCACCAGGATGTGGATAAGACCCGACTGGCGCAAATGCAGGGCGACATCCTGTCGCGCCTGGAAAAATTTGTCCCCGAACCGGGTAGCAAAGAACAACTGGTTGTTCAGCAAATTACGTTGCTGATAGCCCTGCTGCCTGAGCTATCTCGTCTGCAGCAGCAGATTCATTAA
- a CDS encoding TfoX/Sxy family DNA transformation protein: MKDESYVKISEARAYLSILGEIRSRALFGGYSLSVDNTIFAMVAEGELYLRASEQSVDYFRKENSPLLTYFKRGRQVSLNYYKVDKTLWQNPSRLIELSSQALEGARVEKAQRACERRLKDLPNISTGIENMLLMVGIYSVEALYRVGAKRVWIKVRKVNRRAGTRLLLALAGAISGQHEAALPKQMRRELLAWAAEHIAREERRSGS; encoded by the coding sequence ATGAAGGACGAGAGCTATGTGAAGATAAGTGAGGCTCGCGCTTATCTCTCCATATTGGGTGAAATTCGTAGCCGGGCATTATTTGGGGGCTACAGCTTATCGGTTGATAACACCATCTTTGCGATGGTGGCTGAAGGAGAGCTTTATCTAAGGGCCAGTGAGCAGAGCGTTGATTATTTCCGAAAGGAAAATTCACCGCTGCTGACGTATTTTAAACGCGGGCGTCAGGTTAGCCTGAATTACTATAAAGTTGATAAGACGCTGTGGCAGAACCCTTCGCGGCTTATTGAATTGTCATCACAGGCCCTGGAAGGGGCGAGAGTTGAAAAAGCGCAGCGCGCCTGTGAACGCAGGCTCAAAGACCTGCCTAATATCAGCACAGGCATTGAAAATATGCTGTTGATGGTAGGTATTTATAGCGTTGAGGCACTGTACCGCGTTGGTGCGAAGCGGGTCTGGATAAAGGTGCGTAAGGTCAACAGGAGAGCGGGGACCCGACTGCTGCTTGCGCTCGCCGGTGCGATTTCAGGCCAGCATGAAGCCGCGCTCCCAAAGCAAATGCGTCGGGAGCTACTGGCCTGGGCTGCAGAACACATTGCCAGAGAAGAGCGACGTTCAGGTAGTTAA
- the sulA gene encoding cell division inhibitor SulA encodes MYLPAYNTISTNAGYTASAVGACAKSDNIQGLISEVSYNEASPLLTQMLLPLLQQLGQQSRWQLWLTPQSRLSREWARSAGLPLNKMMQLPVMSVEAMAKALRTGNYSVVIGWLTQPLTDEEHNLLSRSAEEGCAIGLIMRPNYSQTSGCRPRNGLKIHSNLYH; translated from the coding sequence ATGTACCTACCTGCTTATAACACCATTTCTACAAATGCGGGCTATACTGCCAGTGCCGTTGGCGCTTGCGCTAAATCAGACAATATTCAGGGTCTGATAAGCGAAGTCAGCTATAACGAAGCAAGTCCTTTGTTGACCCAGATGCTGCTTCCTTTATTACAGCAGCTCGGTCAGCAGTCGCGCTGGCAGCTATGGCTCACGCCACAAAGCAGGTTAAGCCGCGAGTGGGCTCGCTCAGCGGGGCTTCCGCTCAATAAAATGATGCAGCTGCCGGTTATGTCAGTAGAGGCAATGGCAAAAGCGTTACGTACCGGGAATTACAGCGTGGTGATTGGCTGGCTGACGCAGCCGCTGACGGATGAAGAGCACAATTTGCTCTCAAGATCTGCAGAGGAAGGATGCGCAATTGGGTTAATTATGCGCCCGAATTACAGTCAGACTTCAGGCTGCAGACCACGAAACGGCCTAAAAATTCACTCCAATTTGTATCATTAA
- the ompA gene encoding porin OmpA, translated as MKKTAIAIAVALAGFATVAQAAPKDNTWYAGAKLGWSQYHDTGFYGNGYDRGIGNGSTHESQLGAGAFGGYQVNPYVGFELGYDWLGRMEYTGNTENGAFKAQGIQATAKLSYPILDDLDIYTRLGGMVWRADSSAKNALGDRLKDHDTGVSPLYAAGLEWAVTKDVATRLEYQWVNNIGDAHTVGTRPDNGMLSLGVSYRFGQDAPAPVVAPVPAPAPEVQTKHFTLKSDVLFNFNKATLKPEGQQALDQMYTQLSNLDPKDGSVVVLGFTDRIGSDAYNQKLSEKRAQSVVDYLISKGIPSNKISARGMGESNPVTGSTCDNVKARAALIDCLAPDRRVEIEVKGIKDVVTQPQA; from the coding sequence ATGAAAAAGACAGCTATCGCGATTGCAGTGGCACTGGCTGGCTTCGCTACCGTAGCGCAGGCCGCTCCGAAAGATAATACCTGGTACGCAGGTGCAAAACTGGGCTGGTCTCAGTACCACGACACTGGCTTCTACGGCAATGGCTATGACCGCGGCATTGGCAACGGTTCTACTCACGAAAGCCAGCTGGGCGCAGGTGCTTTCGGTGGCTACCAGGTTAACCCGTATGTTGGTTTCGAACTGGGTTACGACTGGCTGGGCCGCATGGAATACACTGGTAACACTGAAAACGGTGCTTTCAAAGCACAGGGCATTCAGGCTACCGCTAAACTTAGCTACCCGATCCTTGACGATCTGGACATCTACACCCGTCTGGGTGGTATGGTATGGCGTGCAGACTCTTCTGCGAAAAACGCACTGGGTGACCGTCTGAAAGACCACGACACCGGCGTTTCTCCGCTGTACGCTGCTGGTTTAGAGTGGGCTGTAACCAAAGATGTCGCTACCCGTCTGGAATACCAGTGGGTTAACAACATCGGTGATGCACATACCGTTGGTACCCGTCCGGACAACGGCATGCTGAGCCTGGGTGTTTCTTACCGTTTCGGTCAGGACGCTCCGGCACCGGTAGTTGCTCCGGTACCGGCTCCGGCTCCAGAAGTACAGACCAAGCACTTCACTCTGAAGTCTGACGTTCTGTTCAACTTCAACAAAGCTACCCTGAAGCCGGAAGGCCAGCAGGCGCTGGATCAGATGTACACCCAGCTGAGCAACCTGGATCCGAAAGACGGTTCCGTAGTTGTTCTGGGCTTCACTGACCGCATCGGTTCTGACGCTTACAACCAGAAGCTGTCTGAGAAACGTGCTCAGTCTGTTGTTGACTACCTGATCTCTAAAGGCATCCCGTCTAACAAGATCTCTGCACGTGGCATGGGCGAATCTAACCCGGTTACCGGCAGCACTTGTGACAACGTTAAAGCTCGCGCAGCTCTGATCGACTGCCTGGCTCCGGATCGTCGCGTAGAAATCGAAGTTAAAGGCATCAAAGACGTTGTAACTCAGCCGCAGGCTTAA
- the matP gene encoding macrodomain Ter protein MatP, which produces MKYQQLENLESGWKWKYLVKKHREGEPVTRYLEASAAKEAVDILLGMENKPVQVHSWIDKHMNPALVNRMKQTIRARRKRHFNAEHQHTRKKSIDLEYLVWQRLAALAQRRGITLSETIVQLIEDAERKEQYASQMSTLKEDLQALLKKK; this is translated from the coding sequence ATGAAATATCAGCAACTGGAAAATCTCGAAAGCGGCTGGAAATGGAAATATCTGGTGAAAAAACATCGGGAAGGAGAACCTGTTACCCGTTATCTGGAAGCCAGTGCGGCAAAGGAGGCGGTAGACATTCTTCTTGGCATGGAAAATAAGCCCGTGCAGGTTCACAGCTGGATAGATAAGCATATGAATCCGGCTCTTGTTAACCGCATGAAGCAGACGATTCGGGCACGCCGCAAACGCCATTTCAACGCCGAGCATCAGCACACGCGTAAGAAATCAATCGACCTCGAATACCTGGTGTGGCAGCGCCTGGCCGCACTGGCACAGCGGCGGGGTATCACGCTGTCTGAAACCATTGTGCAGCTGATTGAAGATGCAGAGCGCAAAGAGCAATACGCCTCGCAGATGTCTACGCTTAAAGAAGACTTGCAGGCATTGCTGAAGAAAAAGTAG
- a CDS encoding Lon protease family protein, producing MTINRLPWQALVPETQMLQTLVTQPTSSDTDLFQRLQARLCYGLAQLLTPFSPSDFMLVKSPATPGYLSLLGETVKEMLPPATALHGGRYLTENGRVTLQPATSAQDNFAAQGETVVADWVEHEQLFGSVRRYGDEIELQPGLLHRANGGVLVLSLRSVLLQPLLWLRLRQMVTQKRFDWLPADEAHPLPVSVPSLPLEVKVVLCGDRDALADFQETEPELAEFAIYSEYEENLQVDEPEQLVAWCNWVQNVAQSHSLPSPEADAWTPMVREAVRYTGDKETLPLCPDWLMRQLREVAALCEDTFSAAQFSEMLEQRAWREGFLAERMQDEILLDQILIETEGEQEGQVNALSVIEFPGHPRAFGEPSRISCVVHFGDGEFMDIERKAELGGNIHAKGMMIMQAFLMSELELDQQLPFSASLTFEQSYSEVDGDSASAAELCALISALSGAPINQSIAITGSVDQFGRIQPIGGLNEKVEGFFRICEQRELTGKQGVIIPAANVRHLSLHQDVLDAVEQGSFNIWSVEHAIEAITLLTAQPWDGAGENTLLQIIQERIAQANHQESRHRYPWPLRWLNWFNHN from the coding sequence TTGACAATAAATCGACTCCCCTGGCAAGCCCTGGTGCCTGAAACGCAAATGCTTCAGACGCTGGTCACGCAGCCCACGTCATCCGATACGGATCTTTTCCAGCGCCTCCAGGCCCGGCTCTGCTACGGCCTGGCGCAGCTTTTAACGCCTTTTAGCCCGTCTGATTTCATGCTGGTAAAAAGTCCGGCGACACCTGGCTATCTGTCACTGCTTGGCGAAACGGTCAAAGAAATGCTGCCGCCCGCAACCGCACTGCACGGTGGTCGGTATCTGACTGAAAACGGCCGCGTGACGCTGCAACCCGCAACCTCTGCACAGGATAACTTCGCCGCGCAGGGTGAAACCGTTGTTGCTGACTGGGTTGAGCATGAGCAGTTGTTTGGTAGCGTTCGCCGCTACGGTGATGAGATTGAGCTACAGCCCGGTTTGCTGCACCGTGCTAACGGTGGCGTGCTGGTGCTGTCACTGCGCAGTGTACTGCTGCAACCGCTGCTGTGGCTGCGTTTGCGCCAGATGGTTACGCAAAAGCGCTTTGACTGGCTCCCGGCAGATGAAGCGCACCCGCTTCCTGTCAGCGTCCCCTCGTTGCCGCTGGAGGTTAAAGTCGTGCTGTGCGGCGACCGTGACGCCCTGGCCGACTTTCAGGAAACCGAGCCGGAACTGGCTGAGTTCGCGATTTACAGCGAATACGAAGAAAACCTGCAGGTTGACGAACCAGAGCAGCTTGTAGCGTGGTGTAACTGGGTGCAAAACGTTGCCCAATCGCACAGTCTTCCCAGCCCCGAAGCCGATGCCTGGACACCAATGGTGCGTGAAGCAGTACGCTACACAGGCGACAAAGAAACGCTACCGCTGTGTCCGGACTGGCTTATGCGCCAGCTTCGCGAAGTCGCCGCGCTGTGCGAAGACACATTTAGCGCTGCGCAGTTTTCAGAGATGCTGGAACAGCGTGCGTGGCGTGAAGGCTTCCTCGCCGAACGTATGCAGGATGAAATTCTGCTCGATCAAATTCTGATTGAGACCGAAGGCGAACAGGAAGGCCAGGTTAACGCCCTGTCGGTTATTGAATTCCCGGGTCATCCACGAGCCTTTGGCGAGCCGTCACGCATTAGCTGTGTAGTGCACTTCGGTGATGGCGAGTTTATGGATATTGAGCGCAAGGCTGAACTTGGCGGCAATATTCACGCCAAGGGCATGATGATCATGCAGGCCTTCCTGATGTCAGAGCTGGAACTTGACCAGCAATTGCCGTTCTCTGCCTCACTGACTTTTGAGCAGTCTTACAGCGAGGTCGATGGCGACAGCGCCTCAGCCGCTGAACTGTGCGCACTGATAAGCGCCCTGTCTGGCGCACCTATTAATCAAAGCATTGCGATAACCGGCTCAGTCGATCAGTTCGGGCGTATCCAGCCCATTGGCGGCCTCAATGAAAAAGTAGAGGGTTTCTTTCGCATCTGCGAGCAACGTGAACTCACCGGCAAACAGGGCGTTATTATCCCTGCGGCTAACGTGCGTCACTTGTCTTTACATCAGGACGTGCTGGATGCGGTTGAACAAGGTAGTTTCAACATCTGGTCGGTGGAGCATGCGATTGAAGCAATTACGCTGCTTACTGCCCAGCCCTGGGACGGCGCGGGTGAGAATACGCTTTTGCAGATTATTCAGGAGCGCATCGCCCAGGCCAATCATCAGGAGTCTCGCCACCGTTATCCGTGGCCATTACGCTGGCTCAACTGGTTCAACCACAACTGA
- the fabA gene encoding bifunctional 3-hydroxydecanoyl-ACP dehydratase/trans-2-decenoyl-ACP isomerase, translating into MVDKRESYTKEDLLASGRGELFGAEGPQLPAPNMLMMDRVVKMTETGGNFDKGYVEAELDINPDLWFFGCHFIGDPVMPGCLGLDAMWQLVGFYLGWLGGEGKGRALGVGEVKFTGQVLPSAKKVTYRIHFKRVVNRRLIMGLADGEVLVDGRVIYTAADLKVGLFKDTSAF; encoded by the coding sequence ATGGTTGATAAACGCGAATCCTATACAAAAGAAGACCTTCTTGCCTCCGGACGTGGCGAATTATTTGGCGCGGAAGGCCCGCAGCTGCCGGCTCCCAACATGCTTATGATGGACCGCGTAGTAAAAATGACTGAAACCGGCGGTAACTTCGACAAAGGTTACGTTGAAGCCGAGCTGGATATTAATCCGGACCTCTGGTTTTTTGGCTGCCATTTTATCGGCGATCCGGTTATGCCGGGCTGCCTCGGGCTTGATGCGATGTGGCAACTGGTGGGTTTCTACCTCGGCTGGCTCGGTGGTGAAGGCAAAGGCCGTGCGCTGGGTGTAGGCGAAGTGAAGTTCACCGGTCAGGTACTGCCGAGTGCTAAAAAGGTGACTTACCGTATTCACTTTAAGCGCGTTGTGAACCGCCGCCTGATTATGGGCCTGGCCGACGGCGAAGTGCTGGTCGATGGTCGCGTGATTTATACCGCAGCCGATTTGAAAGTGGGTCTGTTTAAAGACACGTCAGCATTCTGA
- the rmf gene encoding ribosome modulation factor: protein MKRQKRDRLDRAHQRGYQAGIAGRSKEMCPYQALNQRSYWLGGWRAAMEDRAVIA, encoded by the coding sequence ATGAAGAGACAAAAACGAGACCGTCTGGATCGGGCCCATCAACGTGGTTATCAGGCTGGCATTGCCGGTCGTTCCAAAGAAATGTGTCCGTATCAGGCACTGAATCAGCGGTCATACTGGCTGGGAGGCTGGCGAGCTGCCATGGAGGACAGGGCAGTCATTGCCTGA
- the pqiC gene encoding membrane integrity-associated transporter subunit PqiC — MKKWLALAMAVALSACSSSDDGKTYYQLPVVSQPVVQNQIQSGTHQLWVDQVTVPDFLAGNGVAYQTTDVQYVIATSNLWASPLDQQLRNTLVANLSAQLPGWVVSSQPLGSTQNVVSANVTGFHGRYDGRVIVSGEWLLNYQGKISKRPFWIELKQQQDGYDAMVQTLAQAWQQASQGLSSQIALLP; from the coding sequence ATGAAAAAGTGGCTAGCACTCGCAATGGCGGTTGCGCTGAGCGCCTGTAGCAGCAGCGACGACGGTAAAACGTACTATCAGCTGCCGGTAGTTTCACAGCCGGTGGTGCAAAACCAGATTCAGAGCGGTACGCACCAGTTGTGGGTTGACCAGGTCACGGTGCCGGATTTCCTTGCCGGTAACGGTGTTGCCTATCAGACCACGGATGTACAGTACGTTATAGCCACCAGTAACCTGTGGGCCAGCCCGTTGGATCAGCAGTTGCGTAATACGCTGGTGGCGAATCTGAGCGCTCAGCTACCGGGCTGGGTGGTCTCCTCACAGCCGCTGGGTAGCACTCAGAATGTGGTGAGCGCCAACGTCACGGGCTTTCACGGTCGCTATGACGGACGTGTGATTGTCAGCGGCGAATGGCTACTTAATTATCAGGGGAAAATCAGTAAGCGCCCGTTCTGGATTGAGCTAAAGCAGCAGCAGGACGGCTACGATGCAATGGTGCAGACGCTGGCCCAGGCCTGGCAGCAGGCATCGCAGGGTTTAAGCAGCCAGATTGCGCTGTTGCCCTGA